The following coding sequences lie in one Apium graveolens cultivar Ventura chromosome 1, ASM990537v1, whole genome shotgun sequence genomic window:
- the LOC141720647 gene encoding basic blue protein-like encodes MTTSIKLFILFSISISLSHFGIDEAMAGRLLLNAPFHLPSIPNLPFPSFPGIPALYYVAWDFNIKDWPSGKTFHAGDIIVFNYNRNLHNVVTINETRYEEYLNCVVSDKAKVLSTGNDAIILQNGVNYFICGTMGHCTAGMQIAIVTT; translated from the exons ATGACTACTAGTATCAAGTTGTTCATATTATTCTCAATTTCTATCTCTTTGTCACATTTTGGCATTGATGAGGCCATGGCTGGACGGCTTCTTCTGAATGCACCATTCCATCTTCCTTCAATCCCCAACTTACCATTTCCCTCCTTCCCCGGGATTCCAG CGCTTTATTATGTAGCCTGGGACTTCAACATAAAGGACTGGCCTTCTGGGAAAACCTTTCACGCAGGTGACATAATTG TATTTAACTACAATAGAAATCTGCATAATGTGGTCACAATAAATGAGACCAGATATGAAGAGTACCTGAACTGTGTTGTATCAGACAAGGCAAAAGTTCTTAGCACCGGAAATGATGCAATAATCCTACAAAATGGAGTAAACTACTTCATTTGTGGCACGATGGGTCACTGCACTGCTGGAATGCAGATAGCTATCGTTACCACCTAA